Proteins from a single region of Acidovorax sp. NCPPB 3576:
- a CDS encoding MBL fold metallo-hydrolase, whose translation MPRTTSVQPFFDSATGTVTYLVWDLATRCAAVIDPVLDFDAAAGRTATRSADAVLACVRERGLTVQWILETHAHADHLSAAPYLQAQAGGRIAVGEHIRAVQAAFGRLFPAETGAADGSPFDHLLRDGETLLLGATPLIALWVPGHTPADMAYLVDGAAFVGDTLFMPDVGTARADFPGGDAATLYRSIQRLLALPGNTRVFVCHDYPPAGREPQWETTVQAQREDNIHVGGGVAEADFVALRRARDATLGAPALLLPSLQVNVRAGQLPAAEANGIAYLRIPLNAFGTPPAT comes from the coding sequence ATGCCCCGCACCACCTCCGTCCAGCCGTTCTTCGACTCCGCCACGGGCACGGTGACCTACCTCGTGTGGGACCTGGCAACGCGGTGCGCCGCCGTCATCGACCCGGTGCTCGACTTCGATGCCGCCGCGGGCCGCACCGCCACCCGCTCGGCCGATGCGGTGCTGGCCTGCGTGCGCGAGCGGGGGCTCACGGTGCAGTGGATCCTGGAGACCCATGCGCATGCCGACCACCTGTCGGCCGCGCCGTACCTGCAGGCGCAGGCAGGGGGCCGCATCGCGGTGGGCGAGCACATCCGCGCGGTGCAGGCCGCCTTCGGCCGGCTCTTCCCTGCCGAAACCGGCGCTGCGGACGGCAGCCCCTTCGACCATCTGCTGCGCGACGGCGAGACGCTCCTGCTGGGCGCCACGCCGCTCATCGCCCTGTGGGTGCCGGGGCACACGCCGGCCGACATGGCCTATCTCGTGGACGGCGCGGCCTTCGTGGGCGACACGCTCTTCATGCCCGACGTGGGCACGGCGCGGGCGGACTTTCCCGGGGGCGATGCCGCCACGCTCTACCGTTCCATCCAGCGGCTGCTGGCGTTGCCGGGCAACACGCGCGTGTTCGTGTGCCACGACTACCCGCCTGCCGGGCGCGAGCCGCAGTGGGAGACCACGGTGCAGGCGCAGCGCGAGGACAACATCCACGTGGGCGGCGGCGTGGCCGAGGCGGATTTCGTCGCCCTGCGCCGCGCGCGCGACGCCACGTTGGGCGCACCGGCGCTGCTGCTGCCGTCCCTGCAGGTCAATGTGCGCGCGGGGCAACTGCCGGCTGCCGAGGCGAACGGCATCGCCTACCTGCGCATTCCGCTGAACGCGTTCGGAACGCCGCCGGCCACCTGA
- a CDS encoding serine/threonine protein kinase: protein MRTPIVPDTAIDPTDDPTAEMPEGDDINDHLEAEQDVSDGIEDISVQAFDDPRSGGPLNFDDGTDMAHPRGKTGRDGGTWAAEGSDSGELEPPAEMLSDRNGPSDPDAKRNG from the coding sequence ATGCGCACCCCCATCGTTCCCGACACCGCCATCGACCCCACCGACGATCCCACGGCGGAAATGCCGGAAGGCGACGACATCAACGACCACCTGGAAGCCGAGCAGGATGTTTCGGACGGCATCGAGGACATCTCGGTGCAGGCGTTCGACGATCCGCGCAGCGGCGGCCCGCTGAACTTCGACGACGGCACCGACATGGCCCACCCCCGAGGCAAGACCGGCCGCGATGGCGGCACCTGGGCAGCCGAGGGCAGCGACAGCGGCGAACTGGAGCCGCCAGCCGAGATGCTTTCCGACCGCAACGGCCCGAGCGACCCGGACGCCAAACGCAACGGTTGA
- a CDS encoding DUF6691 family protein encodes MTVLIAFAAGLVFGLGLLVSGMADPAKVLGFLDIAGPWDPSLALVMGGAVGVALVAFALARRRGTTLRGTPLQWPAAHGIDARLVGGSVLFGIGWGLVGICPGPALVLLGMGVPNGVWFVAALLAGMALFEGIERWRERG; translated from the coding sequence ATGACCGTTCTGATTGCATTCGCCGCGGGCCTGGTCTTCGGGCTGGGGCTGCTGGTGTCCGGCATGGCCGACCCGGCCAAGGTGCTGGGCTTCCTGGACATCGCGGGGCCCTGGGACCCGTCGCTCGCCCTGGTGATGGGCGGCGCCGTGGGCGTGGCCCTGGTGGCGTTTGCGCTCGCGCGCCGCCGGGGCACCACGCTGCGCGGCACACCGCTGCAGTGGCCCGCTGCGCACGGCATCGATGCGCGCCTGGTGGGCGGCAGCGTGCTGTTCGGCATCGGCTGGGGCCTGGTCGGCATCTGCCCCGGCCCGGCCCTGGTGCTGCTGGGCATGGGCGTGCCGAACGGCGTGTGGTTCGTGGCCGCCCTGCTCGCCGGCATGGCGCTGTTCGAGGGCATCGAGCGCTGGCGCGAGCGCGGCTGA
- a CDS encoding type 1 glutamine amidotransferase domain-containing protein: MTSTTPSAGARTVAILVTDGFEQVELTGPRDALHQAGIATRIIAPKPGQVQGFNHDEKADTFAVDGTLDQADPARFDAVLLPGGVLNADTLRTEAKAQAFVQAIDQAGKPIAVICHGAWLLVDAGLVRGKTLTSWPSLATDLRNAGATWVDETVHVEGRWVSSRKPDDIPAFNQKLVETVNA, from the coding sequence ATGACCTCCACCACCCCATCCGCTGGCGCCCGGACCGTCGCCATCCTCGTGACCGACGGCTTCGAACAGGTCGAGCTGACCGGCCCGCGCGACGCCCTGCACCAAGCCGGCATCGCCACCCGGATCATTGCACCGAAGCCCGGCCAGGTGCAGGGCTTCAACCACGACGAGAAGGCCGACACCTTCGCGGTGGACGGCACCCTCGACCAGGCCGATCCCGCCCGGTTCGATGCCGTGCTGCTGCCCGGCGGCGTGCTCAACGCCGACACCCTGCGCACGGAGGCGAAGGCGCAGGCCTTCGTGCAGGCCATCGACCAGGCCGGCAAGCCCATCGCCGTGATCTGCCATGGCGCCTGGCTGCTGGTGGACGCCGGCCTGGTGCGCGGCAAGACACTGACCAGCTGGCCCAGCCTGGCCACCGACCTGCGCAACGCCGGCGCCACCTGGGTGGACGAGACCGTGCACGTCGAGGGGCGTTGGGTCAGCAGCCGCAAGCCCGACGACATTCCGGCGTTCAACCAGAAGCTGGTGGAGACCGTGAACGCTTGA
- a CDS encoding DUF1330 domain-containing protein, with product MSFLPQFPAAAMACIALCSLTVQPSHAQAPAAKAPAYYLSEFEVTDVEGIKPYSAQVEATFKPFGGHYIARGGQVRSLEGEAGKRIVMIAFPSLAQAQAWYDSPAYREIRPIRLRSATSRVYVVEGVSAP from the coding sequence ATGTCGTTCCTCCCGCAATTTCCGGCCGCTGCAATGGCGTGCATCGCCCTGTGCAGCCTGACGGTTCAACCGTCGCACGCGCAAGCACCTGCAGCCAAGGCCCCGGCCTACTACCTCTCCGAGTTTGAAGTCACCGATGTGGAAGGCATCAAGCCCTACAGCGCACAGGTCGAGGCGACATTCAAGCCGTTTGGCGGGCATTACATCGCGCGGGGCGGCCAGGTCCGCTCTTTGGAAGGAGAGGCCGGCAAACGGATCGTGATGATCGCGTTCCCCAGCCTGGCACAGGCCCAGGCCTGGTACGACTCGCCGGCCTACCGGGAGATCCGGCCCATCCGTTTGCGCAGTGCAACCTCGCGCGTGTACGTCGTGGAGGGTGTCTCTGCGCCATAG
- a CDS encoding putative quinol monooxygenase: MPLKTPCPPRRFWTLSLLCTPLLTVGLSQPALAQSAPPPFVRLAELDIDRDQLDAFHVAAREHAQASLRLEPGIVAFHAAAEKGNPGRVRVLEIYADAQAYQAHLQTPHFRKFRSATEPMTLGRELHEAVPVRLGAKARLPPQALVRVAELSIDPGQLQAYERAVSEEIDTSIRVEPGVLAIYAVALKDRPAQLRFFEIYADEAAYRQHVASPHFKKYVDITQAMITSRKLMEAQALFLGLPSR, encoded by the coding sequence ATGCCGCTCAAGACCCCCTGCCCTCCCCGGCGCTTCTGGACGCTATCGCTGCTCTGCACCCCGCTGCTGACGGTGGGGTTGAGCCAGCCTGCATTGGCCCAATCAGCCCCGCCACCCTTCGTGCGGCTGGCGGAACTGGACATCGATCGGGACCAACTCGATGCCTTTCACGTGGCCGCCCGCGAACATGCCCAGGCCAGCCTGCGGCTGGAGCCGGGCATCGTTGCCTTCCACGCCGCTGCCGAAAAAGGCAATCCGGGCCGCGTGCGGGTCCTGGAGATCTATGCCGATGCGCAGGCTTACCAGGCGCATCTGCAGACGCCCCACTTTCGAAAATTTCGCTCAGCGACCGAGCCCATGACGCTGGGCCGTGAACTCCATGAAGCCGTGCCCGTGCGCCTGGGCGCCAAGGCCCGCTTGCCGCCGCAGGCCCTGGTACGCGTTGCCGAGCTGTCGATCGATCCGGGCCAGCTCCAGGCATACGAACGCGCGGTCTCCGAAGAAATCGACACGTCGATCCGTGTGGAGCCGGGCGTGCTGGCCATCTACGCGGTGGCGTTGAAAGATCGGCCGGCACAGCTGCGCTTCTTCGAAATCTATGCCGACGAAGCTGCGTACCGACAACATGTGGCGTCGCCGCATTTCAAGAAATACGTGGACATCACCCAGGCCATGATCACATCGCGCAAATTGATGGAGGCGCAAGCCCTCTTTCTCGGATTGCCTTCGCGCTGA
- a CDS encoding YeeE/YedE family protein codes for MAIDWNVFTPGTALAGGALIGLAAGGFFLLAGRIAGISGVVGGLLRPRRGDRAWRLAFVAGLIAAPLAYALAAPLPTVRIDAGPGLLIAAGLLVGVGTRYGAGCTSGHGVCGLSRLSARSLVATLVFMAAGMGTVFVLRHLA; via the coding sequence ATGGCCATCGACTGGAACGTTTTCACCCCCGGCACCGCGTTGGCGGGCGGCGCGCTCATCGGCCTGGCGGCCGGGGGATTCTTCCTGCTGGCGGGGCGCATCGCCGGCATCAGCGGCGTGGTGGGCGGCCTGCTGCGGCCCCGGCGCGGCGACCGGGCGTGGCGCCTGGCCTTCGTGGCGGGCCTGATCGCGGCGCCGCTGGCCTATGCGCTGGCCGCGCCGCTGCCGACGGTGCGCATCGACGCCGGCCCGGGCCTGCTCATCGCTGCAGGCCTGCTGGTGGGCGTGGGCACGCGCTACGGGGCAGGGTGCACCAGCGGCCACGGCGTGTGCGGGCTGTCGCGCCTGTCGGCCCGCTCGCTGGTGGCCACGCTGGTCTTCATGGCCGCCGGCATGGGCACGGTCTTCGTGCTGCGGCACCTGGCCTGA
- a CDS encoding ArsR/SmtB family transcription factor — MDSTPIDPERLRQAASQAVSALKALANEDRLLLLCQLSQGEQCVGDLQARLGIQQPTLSQQLGVLRTQGMVETRREGKNIHYRVADASLLEILAVLYRLYCPKE, encoded by the coding sequence ATGGACTCCACCCCCATCGACCCCGAGCGCCTGCGCCAGGCCGCCAGCCAGGCAGTCTCGGCCCTGAAGGCCCTTGCCAACGAAGACCGGCTGCTGCTGCTGTGCCAGTTGTCGCAAGGCGAGCAGTGCGTGGGCGACCTGCAGGCGCGCCTGGGCATCCAGCAGCCCACGCTGTCGCAGCAGCTCGGCGTGTTGCGCACCCAAGGCATGGTGGAGACCCGGCGCGAGGGCAAGAACATCCACTACCGCGTGGCCGATGCCTCGCTGCTTGAAATCCTGGCGGTGCTGTACCGCCTTTACTGCCCCAAGGAGTGA
- a CDS encoding L-lactate permease: MTWQQIYDPFGNMIISTALAAIPVVVMLAALGFFHIKAHIAAGLGLIAALLVAVFAYGMPADMAGRAALYGGFTGLLPIGWIVLNIIFLHQLTEQNGSFKVLQDSLSGITGDRRIQLLLIAFSFGAFFEGAAGFGTPVAVTAAILIGLGFSPLAASGLSLIANTAPVAFGALGTPVITLAKVHGYDLMEVTAMVGRQLPFFSLLVPFWLIWAFAGRKGMWEIWPAILVTGVAFAVPQYLVSNFIGPELVDIIAAIVSMASLVAFLRVWKPKTVWTSPSLRGRDISAAEAKPPQPVTQHSRAALVAAWMPWIILSVFVFIWGLPPVKAWLNSLFAPAFPMAGLHNLIEKVPPVVPTPTKEGAVYTLNLLSATGTAILLSAVVSAFFMKYHPVAIARTFFKTVWLVRFSLLTIVLMLALGTLTRYSGTDTTLGLAFANTGVFYPFFGTLMGWLGVALTGSDTASNVLFGGMQKVAAEQLGLSPNLMGAANSSGGVMGKMIDAQSIVVASTATRWFNHEGDILRYVFFHSIALACLVGLYVTLQAYVWPFHLMVVH; encoded by the coding sequence TTCCACCGCGCTGGCCGCGATTCCGGTGGTGGTGATGCTGGCCGCGCTGGGCTTCTTCCACATCAAGGCGCACATCGCGGCCGGGCTGGGCCTGATCGCGGCGCTGCTGGTGGCCGTCTTCGCCTACGGCATGCCGGCCGACATGGCCGGGCGGGCGGCGCTGTACGGCGGCTTCACCGGCCTGCTGCCCATCGGCTGGATCGTGCTGAACATCATCTTCCTGCACCAGCTGACCGAGCAGAACGGCAGCTTCAAGGTGCTGCAGGATTCGCTCTCGGGCATCACCGGCGACCGGCGCATCCAGTTGCTGCTGATCGCCTTCAGCTTCGGCGCGTTCTTCGAGGGCGCGGCGGGCTTCGGCACCCCGGTGGCGGTGACGGCGGCCATCCTGATCGGGCTGGGCTTCTCGCCGCTCGCGGCCTCGGGCCTGTCGCTCATCGCCAACACCGCGCCGGTGGCGTTCGGGGCGCTGGGCACGCCGGTCATCACGCTGGCCAAGGTGCACGGCTACGACCTGATGGAGGTGACGGCGATGGTCGGGCGGCAGTTGCCGTTCTTCTCGCTGCTGGTGCCGTTCTGGCTGATCTGGGCCTTCGCGGGCCGCAAGGGCATGTGGGAGATCTGGCCCGCCATCCTGGTGACGGGGGTGGCGTTCGCCGTGCCGCAGTACCTGGTGTCCAACTTCATCGGCCCTGAGCTGGTGGACATCATCGCGGCCATCGTGTCGATGGCGTCGCTGGTGGCGTTCCTGCGCGTATGGAAGCCCAAGACGGTGTGGACGTCGCCCTCGCTGCGTGGACGCGACATCAGCGCAGCGGAGGCCAAGCCGCCCCAGCCCGTCACCCAGCACAGCCGCGCCGCACTGGTGGCCGCCTGGATGCCCTGGATCATCCTGTCGGTGTTCGTGTTCATCTGGGGTCTGCCGCCGGTCAAGGCCTGGCTCAACAGCCTGTTCGCGCCCGCCTTTCCCATGGCCGGCCTGCACAACCTGATCGAGAAGGTGCCGCCCGTGGTGCCCACGCCCACCAAGGAAGGCGCGGTGTACACGCTGAACCTGCTGTCGGCCACCGGCACCGCCATCCTGCTGTCGGCGGTGGTGAGCGCGTTCTTCATGAAGTACCACCCCGTCGCCATCGCGCGCACGTTCTTCAAGACGGTGTGGCTGGTGCGCTTTTCGCTGCTGACCATCGTGCTGATGCTGGCCCTGGGCACGCTCACGCGGTATTCGGGCACCGACACCACGCTGGGGCTGGCCTTCGCCAACACGGGCGTGTTCTACCCGTTCTTCGGCACGCTGATGGGCTGGCTGGGCGTAGCGCTCACCGGCTCGGACACGGCCTCGAACGTGCTGTTCGGCGGCATGCAGAAGGTCGCGGCCGAGCAGCTGGGGCTGTCGCCCAATCTCATGGGCGCGGCCAACAGCTCGGGCGGGGTGATGGGCAAGATGATCGACGCGCAGTCGATCGTGGTGGCATCGACGGCCACCCGCTGGTTCAACCACGAGGGCGACATCCTGCGCTACGTGTTCTTCCACTCGATCGCGCTGGCCTGCCTGGTGGGGCTGTACGTGACGCTGCAGGCGTATGTGTGGCCGTTTCACCTGATGGTGGTGCACTGA